The following nucleotide sequence is from Mesotoga infera.
TGCTCACCGCTCATCGAATCCCTATCGTAAAGTTGATTTGCCTCTCTCGTGAAATCGCCTGACAGACCTTTCGAACCGTCGATTATCAGCTTCTCCAGACTCACGTCGGGAAACTGCTCGATTGCCTTTGCTAGAGCAATAGTTGCATCAGTAACCTCTCTAAGCTGCTCTCTGTACCACTTCCAGCCAGGCACGGAATCCGGGCTACCCCAAGGACTACCATACCACTTCTCCATAGTATGCTGGTCGTAATGATACTTCCACCCGCTATTTCGTACGGTATCTCCGATTGGAACCAAACCGTAGAATGAATACATGTCAAGAGCAGCGGGCGACATCTGGACATTGAAGGGATTTGACGGCTGGAACTTGCTGCATTCATAACTTGACGCGTAATCCTCAAACAAAGGATAGAGATCCTCCCCATTTCTTCTAAACCTGTTCAGCCATATCCCGTGGTTTACTCCGGCAACCTGCCAGTCAAGCTCAGATTTGTTTACTCCAAGTGTCTCGGCAACCTCCAGAACATCGTAATGGCCATGGCAGAATCCTATCATTCGGATTTCCGAATGCCTTCTTATCAGAGTTGTACCCTCAAAAACCGGATTGGCTGCCTGAAGAAGCCATGCATTCGGTGCACGCTTCTCAATCATTTCCGCGATTTCTAAGAAGTACGAGAGTTGATTCCAGTTAGTCAGAGTGTAGTAATCTGAGACCATGTTGAACTCTTGAGTGTCTATCCCTCTGCAATAGCCGAACTTCTCGCCGATTGCCCTCACTCTTTCCAGGAAAGAGTGTCCTCCGACCAATGCCGAGTTAATCACAAAATCGCTTCCCTCTATAGCTTCTTCCAACTCTACAGTCTTAGTGAACTGAAGACTTGTGCCCATCTCTTCTGCAAACTTTGATGCAAGGATCTGAACTGCATCAAGTCTCCCCTCGTCAATGTCCATCAGTGTTATCTTGCTACCATGAAGACCAATCGTCTTGCACAGATCACTGACCAGCCTGAGAGAAAACACCGCACTTCCCGCACCGATTATGCTTATGTTGACTGCCGACAAACGAATCCCTCCCAGTTGTTTATACGTAAATGATACCACTATCGTGCGTGCCGAAGAAAATTGCCATTCAGATCGGATTTCATCCTGAAGAAATAACTATGAGAGAAGTCTGCTAAGAAGTTCAGTTATTCCCGAATAGTCACTGGCTTCTGTTCCGAAGAGTTGCTTAGTAAAATGTTAACAGGAGTATAATCTTCATTAGGTTCTTATTCGGTCTGGGGAAAAGGAAGACTATTGCGCGGCGTGAAGCCGAACAAACAGGGGGTGTTTTGATGAAAAAGTGTCTTTTGGCAGTTCTTCTTCTCTCCGTAGGTCTGCTCTTTGCCTCTGGAAGTGTTGAGATTTTCAGCTGGTGGACTGGTGGAGGAGAAGAGGAAGGACTTGCCGCTATCTACGAGGTATTTAGAACCAAGTATCCCGACGTCGAGATAATTAACGCAACCGTCGCCGGTGGAGCCGGTACAAACGCAAAAGCTGTCTTGAAAACGAGAATGCTGGGTGGCAATCCTCCTGACTCTTTTCAGGTGCACGGAGGTATGGAACTAATCGACACTTATGTGATTACCGGTATGATGGAGCCGCTCACCGATATTCTGGAAAGCTGGGGAATTCTCGATAAGTTCCCCGAAGACATTATGACAATTTGTAGCTATGAGGGAGAAGTATACTCGATTCCCGTAAACGTTCACAGAGGAAACGTAGTCTTCATTAACAACGAAATCCTTACGAAAGTCGGTATAGACGAAGTCCCTAGCGACGGACCGGGATTTCTGGAAGTCTGTGCAAAGATTGAAGAAGCCGGTTATGTTCCACTCTCCCTTGGAGACAAGGACAAGTGGGAGGCCGGTCATCTGTTCGAGACCGTGTTGCTTTCGGCTTTGGGTCCAGATAAGTACAACGGTTTGTGGAATGGGACTACAAGCTTCGAAGACTCAGGAATTGAAAGAGCGATAGTAATCTTCGAAGAACTGATTAAGTATGTAAACGAAGACCATGCCGCTCTCACCTGGCAGGATGCCACAAGGATGGTCTTCGATGGAAAGGCTGCCTTCAACGTAATGGGAGACTGGGCAGAAGGTTATCTGAAAACCTTGGGCTGGACACCGGGAGAGGAGTTCAGCTGGATGGCAGTTCCAGGAACCGAGGGCTCCTTCATGGTAGTAACTGATACATTTGGCCTGCCGAAGGGCGCACCAAACAGAGAAAATGCTCTTAAGTGGCTGGAAATAGTTGCCTCAGTCGAAGGTCAAGATGCATTCAACCCGATAAAGGGTTCGATTCCTGCAAGACTAGATGCAGACAAATCACTCTACGATCCTTACCTCACATGGTCTATGGAGGACTTCTCCACAAACAACCTGTGTCCTTCTATAGCTCATGGATCTGCCGCGCCTGAAGGCTTTATAACCGAGCTGAACGATGCTGTAAACATCTTTATTACTACAAAAGATAGAGCAGCTTTCCTGAACGCCATTGAAAACGCTGCAGAAGACTACATCAACTAATCCTTGCAAAATGGGGCCCGCATCTGTGGGCCCCATTGTTGGAGGTGTTCCAGATCAAGAGGAAGACAAAACGAGGGATTATTTCCTTTTTCATACTTTCGCCAACTTTTGCGGCGATAGGGGTTTTCGTTTATTTCTTTATTGGTTGGACGAGTAGAACTTCTCTTTCCAACTGGAATAGTTTTGCTAGACTTCTTAAAGGCGAATTCGAATTTGTCGGATTGCGAAACTATTTCAGGCTCTTCGAAGATCCCAGGTTTCAAACCGATCTGTGGAACACTTTGTACTTCACTCTTTTCTTTATTCTAGGTTGTCTCCTACTGGGGATTGTTTTGGCAGTACTGATTGATCGTAATCTCAAGGGATCTAGTGTTTTTAGAAATATTTATCTGTTTCCCATGGCACTCTCATTCGTTGTGACTGGAGCAGTCTGGAGATGGATTTTCGCTCCCGGGATTCTTCCAAACAGTCCACAGGGTATGAACCTTCTCTTAAATCTAGTGGGGTTGGATTTCTTTCAATGGAAGTGGTTCACCAGCACTGAGAGTTTCCTCAATTTCAACATAGCACTGATTCCGGTGATAATAGCAGCTGTGTGGCAGATGTCAGGCTATACAATGGCCATGTACCTTGCAGGGCTTCGTGGGATTTCCCAGGATCTGGTGGAAGCTGCAGAAGTTGATGGAGCAACAGGTTGGCAGATCTTCTGGAAGATCAAGTTTCCCATTCTAAGACCGATAACTCTAAGCGCAATGATTATTTTAGGCCACATCTCGCTGAAGATCTTTGATCTTGTTTACGCTATGACCGGCAGTGGCCCGAACAACGTGACCGACGTTCCGGCCATCTACATGTTTGAAACCACTTTCAGAGCGAACAAATATGCAACTGGCTCGGCAATAGCGATAATAATGCTCCTCATGGTCGCAGTTGTCATAATACCTTACCTTGCTTCTGCCTTCAGAAAGGAGAAAAGGATATGACCAAGAAGATTGTAATCTATATCCTTCTTGCGGTTTTCGCATTGTTCTTTCTGATGCCTATATATGTGTTATTGGCAACAAGCCTCAAACCCCTTAAAGAAGTTGGTCTTGAGCGAATGTGGTTTCCGCCGAACAATCTTTCCCTAGATGGGTTTGCCAAGGCTTTCAGTCGTCTTGCTCCCAACTTGAGAAACTCTTTCCTGCTGGTGATCCCTGCGACACTTCTATCGGCAATCGTTGGATCGGTAAACGGATATGTATTGTCTAAACTGAAGTTCAGGTACTCAGATCTTCTCTTTGCTCTCGTTCTCTTTGGAATGTTTATTCCTTATCAGAGCGTTCTTTTTCCTTTAATACGCTTTCTTCAAGACATCGGGCTTTACGGCTCCTTATGGGGATTGATATTGGTTCACGTGGTCTATGGTCTGCCGATAACCACCCTGATTTTCAGGAATTACTACAGCGAAGTGCCTACGGAATTAATCGAAGCGGCCAGTATAGACGGAGCAGGCATTTTCAAGACATATCTGAAAGTTTTGTTTCCGATATCCCTTCCCGGTTTTGTAGTAGTGGTCATATGGCAGTTCACGAATATTTGGAATGAATTTCTTTTCGCCGTGACAGTTACCAGTGACCCGACAAAACAGCCGATTACCGTAGCACTTGTGAATCTGGCTGGGAGTCAAGTTGTCGAGTGGAATGTCCAGATGGCCGGCGCACTGCTTGCCGCTCTACCAACACTTATAGTCTATATACTGCTCGGAAAGTACTTTCTGAGAGGGCTTCTTGCTGGTTCTGTCAAAGGATGACAAAATTCCTGATATGATTCTCGACCTTGAACGCAAGACTGCTCCGGGTGATCACACAATCTTTCATGTAAGATTGCTGAAGATTTCAACAAGCCGACTCTCAAGTGTATTTCCGCTCCGATCTCTTGAGGCTATGAGGTGAGTATGAAGTTGTTTCCCGACCATTTCTGTCATAGTGAAGCCGGTCTTTTCTTGCATGGTATTGTGAAAGCTCTTCGCAATTTTCTCTCCAAATTCCTCAAGCAAGTAGGCGTATGTCATCCCATATATAACAAACTCGGTGAACATATCCTCCCATGAGGTATACTTCTCTCCGTATGAGGCGAGAACACCTTTTGCAAAGGGAGTCTCCCTGAGCCCTCTTACAAGCTCGGCATTCCGAGAGAGAAACGGATCTATAAGCGGGTGGCAGAACTCGTGAAAAGCTACTATTCTCGACCATACACGGTTCTCAGAGTAACCGGAGAACTCCTCACAAGGAGCCGTGACCCCCGGTTCATATGGCCACTTCGAAGTCGCTTTACCCGGATATCTCGCAATACAGTAGAGCCCTTCATATCCCGCTGCACCAAGGGAGACAAGTTCAGGAAAAAGGGGATTTGGAGCGAAAACTAGATTTGCTTCAAGTCTTCCAAAAAAACCTGCGATTGTGCTATCAATGGTGCTACCTGCAAAGGCAAGGGCAGCGTCTTTTTCAATCTCCTTCCATTTTGGAGCCTGGCTTTCCCAGATGTTCTCCAGAGTTCCCCCTCTTACGACTTCCCTTAGTTCCATGTTCACACCGCTCCTGCACAGATTCGGTTCATATCTCTCGAGGAATGGCGGGAAGGCAACAGGTTCGAGATCTGGCCATGAGTGGCTCAAAATGTAAGTGAAGAGAAAATAGGAAGGAGTAACATCTCTCAATAGTCTCTCGAGTTCATGGAAATGGAGCTCACTTTCTTCAATGAAGTCCTCTGTCTCAAGATAGAGAGGGTGGTGCCTGTGGGACCTTTGCTTTTCACTACTATTGAGCTCCGTCGTCATAAGAGCGAGAGCCATTAGTCGGATCCGCTTGTCACTCTCGACTTTCATCTTCCACCTCGCCTCCTTATGATCCTTTCGACCCCTCCCTTCAATGAAGTCGAAAGAACCATTATCTGAACTTCGGTACAGGAATCATATCAGAGAGTCTTGACCAACTAAACCTCGCTTGTCCCCGATAAAAGAACTATACTGGTTATTGAGAAACGTCAGTACCTGTCCTTCATGGGATACTGCTTCAAGAAAAATACGCAAAACGGAGTACAAACCGGATCAGCATCTGGAGGTCTATCTGCAATCACTCCGCAACGTCTCTTCACCAAATGAGAAGCATCGAACTAGATAATCAGGGAGTACAAATCAGTGTATCCGACCAAGAACGGTTAGTCAAAATCAGACTCTCAGGCTAGATACATCTGCGTAATAAAGAAAAACATCCCTTACTCTCTCGAAAGGTCTGAATCCATTAGAGAGGAAGGGGCCCAAATCAAATGATTCACTAACCATAGCATGAATACGGAAGAAACTCTTCGCCCGCGAATAGTAAAGAAGCTCCTTCAGGAAATTCTCAACACCATCTTCGTCTGCCATACATATGAAGTTGATATCAAGGCAACCCTTAGATTTGGAATTCCTTGATACAACCGCCCAGTTCGCTCCGCCCACAAGCCTCACCGGATCGTTCAGGAATCTTCTTTTGTTTGAGATTTCCTTTGGAATAAACATCCAGTCTTCACTGATATGATCATCGATTTCCGGAATCTCATCGCTTTCTAGTAAATTTATGGGACAGGGAGTAAGTTCGCCAATCTCTTTCTGGAGATTTGTGAATACGGCGATTCGTCTGAACCCGAAAGCTTCGTTCATCTTTATCGAAGCGGTGTTGTCAAAATAGGTCGAAAAATAAAGCCTCTCAAGTCCCAAACTTTCGGCAAGCTTTAGCATCTCTCCGCCCATCTCCCTCCCGAATCCTCTTCCCTGATAGAGTGGATCGATTCTCATTCCTTCCATCCAACCAACTTTGCGACTGAAGAGCCTGAGGTTGTCTATACCAATAAGTTTTCCTCCCTTCCAGAGTCCCATGAAATGACATGAAGGGTCGCGAACCCACTTCTCAAAGACTTGGGGTATATAATCATCGCCTTCCCATATTGTCTCAACGATTTCCTTCACCCTTAAGCGATCGGCTCTCCTAAGTCGCTTTATCATAGGTACACTTTCCTCACATAGGGGGATGTCATTACTCTCAGCAGTGCTCCGTAAGACATTCTGAAGGGAATCG
It contains:
- a CDS encoding alpha-glucosidase/alpha-galactosidase; translation: MSAVNISIIGAGSAVFSLRLVSDLCKTIGLHGSKITLMDIDEGRLDAVQILASKFAEEMGTSLQFTKTVELEEAIEGSDFVINSALVGGHSFLERVRAIGEKFGYCRGIDTQEFNMVSDYYTLTNWNQLSYFLEIAEMIEKRAPNAWLLQAANPVFEGTTLIRRHSEIRMIGFCHGHYDVLEVAETLGVNKSELDWQVAGVNHGIWLNRFRRNGEDLYPLFEDYASSYECSKFQPSNPFNVQMSPAALDMYSFYGLVPIGDTVRNSGWKYHYDQHTMEKWYGSPWGSPDSVPGWKWYREQLREVTDATIALAKAIEQFPDVSLEKLIIDGSKGLSGDFTREANQLYDRDSMSGEQHIPFIDAIVNGNSARLVVNTLNEGVIADIDDDVAVEVPAIVDRGGIHVEEINPALPERVIQWYLKPRILRMEWALEAFEEKNPDLIVELLLRDPRTKSYEQAKAVVQEIFDSEGWSR
- a CDS encoding carbohydrate ABC transporter substrate-binding protein, with amino-acid sequence MKKCLLAVLLLSVGLLFASGSVEIFSWWTGGGEEEGLAAIYEVFRTKYPDVEIINATVAGGAGTNAKAVLKTRMLGGNPPDSFQVHGGMELIDTYVITGMMEPLTDILESWGILDKFPEDIMTICSYEGEVYSIPVNVHRGNVVFINNEILTKVGIDEVPSDGPGFLEVCAKIEEAGYVPLSLGDKDKWEAGHLFETVLLSALGPDKYNGLWNGTTSFEDSGIERAIVIFEELIKYVNEDHAALTWQDATRMVFDGKAAFNVMGDWAEGYLKTLGWTPGEEFSWMAVPGTEGSFMVVTDTFGLPKGAPNRENALKWLEIVASVEGQDAFNPIKGSIPARLDADKSLYDPYLTWSMEDFSTNNLCPSIAHGSAAPEGFITELNDAVNIFITTKDRAAFLNAIENAAEDYIN
- a CDS encoding sugar ABC transporter permease, producing the protein MEVFQIKRKTKRGIISFFILSPTFAAIGVFVYFFIGWTSRTSLSNWNSFARLLKGEFEFVGLRNYFRLFEDPRFQTDLWNTLYFTLFFILGCLLLGIVLAVLIDRNLKGSSVFRNIYLFPMALSFVVTGAVWRWIFAPGILPNSPQGMNLLLNLVGLDFFQWKWFTSTESFLNFNIALIPVIIAAVWQMSGYTMAMYLAGLRGISQDLVEAAEVDGATGWQIFWKIKFPILRPITLSAMIILGHISLKIFDLVYAMTGSGPNNVTDVPAIYMFETTFRANKYATGSAIAIIMLLMVAVVIIPYLASAFRKEKRI
- a CDS encoding carbohydrate ABC transporter permease, which translates into the protein MTKKIVIYILLAVFALFFLMPIYVLLATSLKPLKEVGLERMWFPPNNLSLDGFAKAFSRLAPNLRNSFLLVIPATLLSAIVGSVNGYVLSKLKFRYSDLLFALVLFGMFIPYQSVLFPLIRFLQDIGLYGSLWGLILVHVVYGLPITTLIFRNYYSEVPTELIEAASIDGAGIFKTYLKVLFPISLPGFVVVVIWQFTNIWNEFLFAVTVTSDPTKQPITVALVNLAGSQVVEWNVQMAGALLAALPTLIVYILLGKYFLRGLLAGSVKG
- a CDS encoding DUF4932 domain-containing protein, which gives rise to MKVESDKRIRLMALALMTTELNSSEKQRSHRHHPLYLETEDFIEESELHFHELERLLRDVTPSYFLFTYILSHSWPDLEPVAFPPFLERYEPNLCRSGVNMELREVVRGGTLENIWESQAPKWKEIEKDAALAFAGSTIDSTIAGFFGRLEANLVFAPNPLFPELVSLGAAGYEGLYCIARYPGKATSKWPYEPGVTAPCEEFSGYSENRVWSRIVAFHEFCHPLIDPFLSRNAELVRGLRETPFAKGVLASYGEKYTSWEDMFTEFVIYGMTYAYLLEEFGEKIAKSFHNTMQEKTGFTMTEMVGKQLHTHLIASRDRSGNTLESRLVEIFSNLT
- a CDS encoding GNAT family N-acetyltransferase; the protein is MIKRLRRADRLRVKEIVETIWEGDDYIPQVFEKWVRDPSCHFMGLWKGGKLIGIDNLRLFSRKVGWMEGMRIDPLYQGRGFGREMGGEMLKLAESLGLERLYFSTYFDNTASIKMNEAFGFRRIAVFTNLQKEIGELTPCPINLLESDEIPEIDDHISEDWMFIPKEISNKRRFLNDPVRLVGGANWAVVSRNSKSKGCLDINFICMADEDGVENFLKELLYYSRAKSFFRIHAMVSESFDLGPFLSNGFRPFERVRDVFLYYADVSSLRV